The genomic stretch TGAGCGGGGAGCACCGGACCCGGGGGCTGGTTACCGTGCAGGGATGGGTCCGGTGATCGCGGTCGTCGTGGTGCTGGCCCTGCTCGCGGTGATCGTCGCGTGGGGCTCGATGGCCCGGCGCGGCCCGGTCGGGCCACCGGCGCTCACCGAGCGCGACCGGGCCCTGCGCGCGCAGGCGATCGCCGCGGCCCGCTGGACCACCGCCCACGACGAGGTCGACGGCGTCACCCGGGTGTTGCTCCGCCGGGCGTGCACCGGCCCGGACGGCCGCCCCGAGGTGCTCGAGGAGCGGGTCTTCGAGACCTTCCCGGCGAGGGACCCGCTGTGGGAGGCGCGGTTCACCGAGGCGATGGCCGGGGCCCGGTTCCGCTGCCAGTACCTCAACAACGAGGAGGGCCTGGGCTGAGAGCCCGGCCTGTGGACGGCGACCTCCGCTGTGGACGACGCCGGGCGGGCGGTCCCCGCGCGCTGCTGGACTCCGGGCGTGAGACGACGACCTGACCCCCTGGACGACCCCCTCCGCGCGGCCGAGGCGCACGTGGCCGCGCTGGCCGACGAGCTGACCCGGCCACGGGCGGGGGAGTGCCTGCTCTGCTACACCGCCCGGATGCTCGAGGAGGGCGGGTGCGACGGCACGCTGCGCTGGGTGCGCCGCTGGCGCGACGTGCGGCTGCCGCGGGCCACCGCGCTGGAGCGGCGGCTCGGCGGCCGGGGCGCCTACTGCGACTGCGAGGTCTTCCTCAACGGGTGGACGGTCGGTGACCACCTGGCTCAGCCCGGCCCCGACGGCGAGCCGGAGTGGCCGGACACCCGTCCCGGGTGCGTCGGGGTGAGCGCCCGGTCCAGCCAGCCGTGCGCGAACTGGGTGCCCCATCGGCGCGGGTGGTGACCGGCGGGCAGGATGGCCGGCATGGGTCAGGTCGTCGCCACCACCGAACGGATCGTCCACGCACCCGCCGAGCAGGTGCGCGCCGCGCTCGTCGACTACACCGTCACCCGCCCGCGGATCCTCCCCGAGCAGTACAGCGAGTACCGGGTGGACGCCGGCGGGCAGGGCGCCGGCACCCGGGTGCACTGGCGCCTGCAGGCGACCTCCAAGCGGGTCCGCGTGCAGGACGTCACCGTCAGCGAGGCGCCCGACGGCTCGCTGGTGGAGACCGACGCCAACTCCAGCATGATCACCACCTGGCGCGTCCACCGTGCCGACGAGGGCGTCAGCACCGTGCGGGTGAGCAGCGCCTGGACCGGGGCGGGCGGCATCGGGGGCTTCTTCGAGCGCACCTTCGCACCGAAGGGGCTCGGCCGGATCCACGCCGCGCTGCTCGACCGGCTGGAGCAGGCCGTCACCACCGGCTGAGCCGCCTCTCCCTGCACCCGCCCCACCTGCCGGGCCGTCTCCCCCCGGGGGATGAGGTGCCGTCAGGGAGCGGCCGGGAGCTGTCGACAACAGCCTCGTGAGCACTCTCCAGCACGGCACCGGGCTCAGCTCGGACCCGGACGCCACCGTGGCCGGCCGCAGCGCCGCCGCCGCGGCGGTCGCCGGCCTGCCCGCGGGCGACCCCGCGCTCGTGCTGGTCTACGCCTCGGTCCGCTACGACCTCACCGAGCTGCTCGCCGCCATCCGCGCGGTCACCGGCGACGCACCTCTC from Modestobacter roseus encodes the following:
- a CDS encoding DUF2695 domain-containing protein; the encoded protein is MRRRPDPLDDPLRAAEAHVAALADELTRPRAGECLLCYTARMLEEGGCDGTLRWVRRWRDVRLPRATALERRLGGRGAYCDCEVFLNGWTVGDHLAQPGPDGEPEWPDTRPGCVGVSARSSQPCANWVPHRRGW
- a CDS encoding SRPBCC family protein; the protein is MGQVVATTERIVHAPAEQVRAALVDYTVTRPRILPEQYSEYRVDAGGQGAGTRVHWRLQATSKRVRVQDVTVSEAPDGSLVETDANSSMITTWRVHRADEGVSTVRVSSAWTGAGGIGGFFERTFAPKGLGRIHAALLDRLEQAVTTG